A section of the Rhizomicrobium sp. genome encodes:
- a CDS encoding IS630 family transposase (programmed frameshift) — translation MAIKILRSEHSASDLRREAAKTRHADQARRLLALALVLEGTSRTDAATACGMDRQTLRDWVHRYNASGIDGLVDRKAPGPTPRLTEQQEAELVQIVEQGPDLANDGMVRWRRVDLRDVIAARFGVALHERTVGKVLDRLNFSHMSVRPRHPKADADAQEAFQKNFAQLVDRALPDAAKTKPVEIWFQDEARIGQKGSLTRMWARRGTRPTAPRDQRYKWAYLFGAVCPERACAAGLVLPCANTRAMTAHLKEISRAVRPGAHAVLVMDGAGYHEKAITHLPSNISLLTLPAYAPELNPVENVWQFLRQNHLANRVFKDYDAILDACCDAWRSFLRNPDNIASITQRSWAKCVNH, via the exons ATGGCGATCAAGATTTTGCGTTCGGAACACAGTGCTTCGGATTTGCGGCGGGAGGCGGCCAAGACGCGGCACGCCGATCAGGCTCGCCGGTTGCTGGCGCTGGCACTGGTGCTGGAAGGCACGTCTCGCACGGACGCGGCAACGGCGTGCGGCATGGATCGCCAGACGCTGCGCGACTGGGTGCATCGCTATAATGCGTCAGGCATCGATGGTCTTGTCGACCGCAAGGCTCCAGGCCCAACGCCCCGGCTGACGGAGCAGCAGGAGGCTGAACTTGTCCAGATTGTGGAGCAAGGTCCCGATCTTGCGAACGACGGTATGGTGCGCTGGCGCCGCGTCGATCTTCGCGACGTGATCGCCGCGCGCTTTGGCGTTGCGCTTCACGAGCGCACCGTGGGCAAGGTGCTGGATCGTCTCAACTTCAGCCATATGTCGGTTCGCCCGCGCCATCCCAAAGCAGACGCCGATGCCCAAGAGGCGT TTCAAAAAAACTTCGCGCAGCTTGTCGATCGCGCCTTGCCGGATGCCGCCAAAACCAAGCCGGTCGAGATCTGGTTCCAGGATGAAGCCCGGATCGGCCAGAAGGGAAGCTTGACCAGAATGTGGGCGCGGCGCGGGACACGCCCCACCGCGCCGCGCGATCAGCGCTACAAGTGGGCCTACCTCTTCGGCGCGGTCTGTCCCGAGCGCGCCTGTGCCGCCGGTCTGGTTCTTCCTTGCGCCAATACCAGGGCGATGACGGCGCACCTCAAGGAGATCAGCCGGGCCGTCAGGCCAGGCGCCCATGCTGTCCTGGTCATGGACGGCGCTGGCTATCACGAGAAAGCCATCACCCACCTGCCGTCCAACATCTCGCTGCTGACGTTGCCGGCATACGCCCCCGAACTCAACCCGGTCGAGAATGTCTGGCAGTTCCTGCGCCAGAACCATCTCGCAAACCGCGTCTTCAAAGACTACGACGCCATCCTCGATGCTTGTTGCGACGCTTGGCGAAGCTTCCTCAGAAACCCAGACAATATCGCCTCGATAACCCAAAGATCATGGGCCAAATGTGTCAACCACTGA
- a CDS encoding glycogen/starch/alpha-glucan phosphorylase → MTSLAEPSIPTQTDIRDALLANVVQLLGRDPDTATKKDWFYALAYYLRGRLSMARVETWRRNFEHSTKWTYYLSMELLPGKLLRTCLNSQGLLELCRGALGDCGVDLDTLWEIEVEPALGNGGLGRLAACLLESMAALGYAGLGYCIRYEYGMFRQEIENGEQVEHPENWLKEINPWEFPRPDFTYAVPFHGRVTQVTNWKGELDVHWSETDTVNAMAYDMPVIGADAETTGMVRLWSAKATSDFNFAWFNRGDYAEAVEEKAQSETLSRVLYPNDSINIGRELRLKQEFFLVCASLQDILHRHLRRGMAIEDLADHVAIQLNDTHPVLAIAELMRLLVDVHRVVWDKAWTITGAVFAFTNHTLLSEALELWPVPLFETLLPRHLQIIYEINARFLRDVMHRNPGDTDLLRRMSIIDENGPKSVRMAHLAIIGSHRVNGVSHTHTSIMRQTLFRDFDRLWPGRIISLTNGISQRRWLADANPALTALIGTRIEGEWLTNFDRLRELEPCAGDEAFRADFASVKRTNKTRVAQMLGARHGIAIDPASLFDLHVKRIHEYKRQLLNILQVIGRYNRIRAGADEVPRTVIFAGKAAPGYVMAKRIIHLINAVADIVNHDPRTRGLLKIVFVPNYGVQIAEQLVSAGDLSEQISAAGTEASGTGNMKLALNGALSIATLDGANTEIRDAVGPENIWMFGHSFEELQALHAAGYDPRAIYRDNAEVRESLDMIRDGYFTPHDRGLFVPVVGALLAGGDPFMVLADYDAYVRAQATVDEAWRDKTAWTTKAILNVARMSPFSMDRLVRQYAEQVWDAKAVPASG, encoded by the coding sequence ATGACGTCCCTGGCCGAGCCATCCATACCCACGCAAACGGACATCCGAGACGCGCTGCTCGCCAATGTCGTTCAGCTCCTGGGACGCGATCCGGACACCGCGACGAAGAAGGACTGGTTTTATGCGCTCGCCTATTATCTGCGCGGACGCCTCAGCATGGCGCGCGTGGAAACGTGGCGCCGCAACTTCGAGCATAGCACGAAGTGGACGTACTACCTGTCGATGGAGCTCCTACCCGGGAAGCTCCTGCGCACATGCCTGAATAGTCAGGGTCTTCTGGAACTCTGCCGCGGCGCGCTCGGCGATTGCGGCGTCGATCTCGACACGTTGTGGGAGATCGAGGTCGAGCCGGCGCTCGGCAATGGTGGCCTCGGCCGGCTGGCCGCGTGCCTGCTCGAGTCGATGGCGGCGCTCGGCTATGCGGGGCTCGGCTATTGCATCCGCTACGAATACGGCATGTTCCGCCAGGAGATCGAGAACGGCGAGCAGGTCGAGCATCCGGAGAACTGGCTGAAGGAGATCAATCCGTGGGAATTCCCGCGGCCCGATTTCACCTATGCGGTTCCGTTCCATGGCCGCGTGACGCAGGTGACCAATTGGAAGGGCGAACTCGACGTCCATTGGAGCGAGACGGATACCGTCAACGCCATGGCCTACGACATGCCTGTCATCGGGGCGGACGCTGAGACGACCGGCATGGTCCGGCTGTGGTCGGCAAAGGCGACGTCGGACTTCAACTTCGCGTGGTTCAATCGCGGCGACTACGCCGAGGCGGTCGAGGAGAAGGCCCAGTCGGAGACGTTGTCGCGCGTCCTCTATCCCAACGATTCGATCAATATCGGCCGCGAGCTGCGGCTGAAGCAGGAATTCTTCCTCGTCTGCGCCTCGCTTCAGGACATCCTGCACCGGCATCTGCGGCGCGGCATGGCGATCGAGGATCTCGCCGATCACGTCGCCATCCAGCTAAACGACACCCATCCCGTACTTGCGATCGCCGAGCTGATGCGTCTGTTGGTCGACGTTCATCGCGTTGTCTGGGACAAGGCCTGGACCATCACCGGCGCCGTTTTCGCCTTCACCAATCACACATTGCTCTCCGAGGCGCTGGAGCTCTGGCCGGTGCCGCTGTTCGAAACCCTGCTGCCGCGGCACCTGCAGATCATCTATGAGATCAACGCGCGGTTCCTGCGCGACGTGATGCATCGCAATCCGGGCGATACGGACCTGTTGCGCCGGATGTCGATCATCGACGAGAACGGCCCCAAGAGCGTGCGCATGGCCCATCTGGCGATCATCGGCAGTCATCGGGTGAATGGGGTGTCGCATACCCATACCAGCATCATGCGGCAGACGCTGTTCCGCGACTTCGACCGGCTCTGGCCGGGACGGATCATCAGCCTGACCAACGGCATCTCCCAGCGGCGCTGGCTGGCCGATGCCAATCCCGCGCTGACGGCGCTGATCGGAACCCGCATCGAGGGCGAATGGCTCACCAATTTCGACCGGCTGCGCGAGCTTGAGCCCTGCGCCGGCGACGAGGCCTTCCGCGCGGACTTCGCGTCCGTGAAACGAACGAACAAAACGAGAGTCGCGCAGATGCTCGGCGCGCGGCATGGGATCGCGATCGATCCGGCATCGCTGTTCGACCTTCACGTCAAGCGCATCCACGAATACAAGCGGCAGCTTCTCAACATCCTGCAGGTGATCGGCCGCTACAATCGCATCCGCGCCGGCGCCGACGAGGTTCCACGCACCGTGATCTTCGCCGGCAAGGCCGCGCCCGGCTATGTCATGGCCAAGCGGATCATCCATCTGATCAACGCAGTCGCCGACATCGTGAACCACGATCCCAGGACGCGCGGCCTTCTGAAGATCGTGTTCGTACCGAATTACGGCGTCCAGATCGCCGAGCAGCTCGTGAGCGCGGGCGATCTGTCCGAGCAGATATCGGCCGCGGGCACCGAGGCGTCGGGAACCGGCAACATGAAGCTTGCGCTGAACGGCGCGCTCTCCATCGCCACCCTGGACGGCGCGAACACCGAAATCCGCGACGCGGTCGGACCCGAGAACATCTGGATGTTCGGCCATAGCTTCGAAGAACTTCAGGCACTGCACGCCGCGGGCTACGATCCGAGAGCGATCTATCGCGACAACGCCGAAGTCCGCGAGAGTCTCGACATGATCCGCGACGGCTATTTCACGCCCCATGACCGCGGCCTGTTCGTGCCAGTCGTCGGCGCACTCCTGGCCGGCGGCGATCCTTTCATGGTGCTGGCCGATTACGACGCCTATGTACGGGCGCAGGCGACGGTCGACGAAGCCTGGCGCGACAAGACGGCATGGACGACGAAGGCGATCCTCAACGTCGCGCGGATGAGTCCGTTCTCGATGGATCGTCTTGTGCGCCAATACGCCGAGCAGGTCTGGGACGCGAAGGCGGTTCCAGCTTCTGGATGA
- a CDS encoding DUF72 domain-containing protein codes for MAFAARTFPTIEINGTFYSLQSPALFGRWAEETPDDFVFALKGPRYVTHMLKLKDTKPALANFFASGLLRLERKLGPILWQLPPTLAFDAERLAAFFALLPRDTDAAARLARAHNDKLKAKAWLRTRENRRLRHALEVRHESFKTRAFIGLLRKYDIALVCADTVEWPLLMDVTSDFVYCRLHGSEELYASGYNDNALAIWANRIGAWAGGGDAEGPHAGKGRAPRRKSRDVYVYFDNDAMVRAPFDAGNLIQKLEPPSRPRPARRIGAQDDPSRTDSSARR; via the coding sequence TTGGCTTTCGCGGCGCGCACCTTTCCGACCATTGAGATCAACGGTACGTTCTATTCGCTGCAGAGCCCGGCGCTCTTCGGCCGCTGGGCGGAAGAGACGCCGGACGATTTCGTCTTTGCGCTCAAGGGCCCGCGCTACGTCACGCATATGCTCAAGCTGAAGGATACGAAGCCCGCGCTCGCCAATTTCTTCGCCTCGGGCTTGCTCCGGCTGGAACGGAAGCTCGGACCTATCCTCTGGCAGCTTCCTCCCACTCTGGCATTCGATGCGGAACGGCTCGCCGCCTTCTTTGCTCTCCTGCCGCGCGACACCGATGCCGCTGCCCGGTTGGCACGGGCCCACAACGACAAACTCAAAGCCAAGGCCTGGCTGCGGACGCGCGAGAACCGCAGGCTCCGGCACGCGCTCGAAGTGCGGCACGAGAGCTTCAAGACGCGCGCCTTCATCGGGCTGCTGCGCAAGTATGACATCGCGCTGGTCTGCGCCGACACAGTGGAATGGCCGCTCCTCATGGATGTCACGTCCGACTTCGTCTATTGCCGCCTGCACGGATCGGAAGAGCTATACGCCAGCGGATACAACGATAACGCATTGGCGATCTGGGCGAATCGGATCGGAGCTTGGGCCGGCGGCGGCGACGCGGAGGGTCCGCACGCCGGCAAGGGCCGGGCGCCACGTCGCAAATCCAGAGACGTCTATGTCTATTTCGACAACGACGCCATGGTACGGGCGCCGTTCGATGCGGGGAATCTCATCCAGAAGCTGGAACCGCCTTCGCGTCCCAGACCTGCTCGGCGTATTGGCGCACAAGACGATCCATCGAGAACGGACTCATCCGCGCGACGTTGA
- a CDS encoding VOC family protein, protein MAKQATLPSRLHHNAYVTNDMEATRKFYEDVIGLPLVATWSEADELFGALRTYCHCFFALGDGGALAFFQFARPEDQKEFGPKMPFSPFHHIALNVDAETQKGIEERIKAAGYKEPQTYVLEHGYCRSVYVTDPNGLTVEFTLDAPKADEINAERRAKAHEELRKWLAGDHTTNNTYRAEHH, encoded by the coding sequence ATGGCCAAGCAAGCAACGCTTCCCAGCCGTCTTCACCACAACGCCTATGTCACCAACGACATGGAGGCCACACGCAAGTTCTACGAGGACGTGATCGGCCTGCCGCTGGTCGCGACCTGGAGCGAAGCCGACGAACTGTTCGGCGCGCTTCGGACCTATTGCCACTGCTTTTTCGCGCTTGGCGACGGCGGCGCGCTCGCCTTCTTCCAGTTCGCGCGGCCGGAGGACCAGAAGGAGTTCGGCCCTAAGATGCCGTTCTCCCCGTTCCACCACATCGCGCTCAATGTCGACGCCGAGACCCAAAAAGGAATCGAGGAGCGCATCAAGGCGGCGGGCTACAAAGAACCGCAGACCTATGTCCTCGAACACGGCTATTGCCGGTCGGTCTACGTGACGGATCCGAACGGGTTGACCGTGGAATTCACGCTGGACGCGCCGAAAGCCGACGAGATCAACGCCGAGCGCCGCGCCAAGGCGCACGAAGAGCTGCGCAAATGGCTTGCCGGCGACCACACCACCAACAATACCTACCGCGCGGAGCACCATTGA
- a CDS encoding citryl-CoA lyase: MRIGKQDAPFTAISTADTASITIRGKDLCRELIGKIDFIDYFFLLLMGKEPNADQRFFVNALLVSIAEHGLVPSVQAARMTFAAAPEAIQGAVAAGLLGSGSVVLGSAETAGYFLNDLVEASKGGNAAEVAAERIRAMRKTKSPIPGFGHPQHSEGDPRANVLLALAKQRGLTGPYLDMLQTVKAVLPEALGRPLPININGVIPAILLEIGFPLTALKSISILARTAGLLAHLQEEAQRPIGFIMSNAAADAITYDGVKSK, from the coding sequence ATGCGTATCGGCAAACAGGACGCCCCCTTCACGGCCATCTCCACGGCGGACACCGCTTCCATCACCATCCGCGGCAAGGACCTGTGCAGGGAGTTGATCGGCAAGATCGACTTCATCGACTATTTCTTCCTGCTCCTGATGGGCAAGGAGCCGAACGCCGACCAGCGCTTCTTCGTGAATGCCCTGCTGGTATCGATTGCCGAGCACGGGCTGGTGCCCAGCGTGCAGGCGGCGCGCATGACCTTCGCCGCGGCGCCGGAAGCGATCCAGGGCGCGGTCGCCGCCGGCCTGCTTGGCTCGGGTTCGGTGGTGCTCGGCAGCGCCGAAACGGCGGGCTATTTCCTGAACGATCTGGTCGAGGCGTCGAAGGGCGGCAACGCCGCCGAGGTCGCGGCCGAGCGCATCCGGGCGATGCGCAAGACGAAATCCCCGATTCCCGGTTTCGGCCATCCGCAGCATTCCGAGGGCGATCCGCGCGCCAATGTGCTGCTTGCGCTTGCAAAGCAGCGCGGATTGACAGGCCCCTATCTCGATATGCTGCAGACGGTGAAGGCCGTTCTGCCGGAGGCGCTGGGCCGCCCCCTTCCCATCAACATCAACGGCGTCATCCCGGCCATCCTGCTGGAGATTGGGTTTCCACTGACGGCGCTCAAGAGCATCTCGATCCTGGCGCGGACAGCGGGCCTGCTCGCCCATCTTCAGGAAGAGGCGCAGCGGCCGATCGGCTTCATCATGTCGAATGCGGCGGCCGACGCGATCACCTATGACGGTGTAAAATCCAAATAG
- a CDS encoding CoA transferase encodes MTKVLEDVRVLEMGTFITGPAAGMILADMGADVIKLERPKTGDPFRAFKGGLYSPHFQTYNRNKRSLTVDTKNPADLKLLDELVANADVFIQNFRPGVADELNVGCERLQEINPALIYCGISGFGHDGPDAERPAYDTVAQAASGWLRLLINPGNPRVVGPAIADAVTGFYAAFGILGALHERDRTGKGRRIDISMLEAMCHFNLDDFTHYFSQGEIMGPFSRPSVSQSYVFECADGKWVAMHMSSPEKFWQGLANAIERPRLFEDPRFADRPARIKHQDDLIALMTPIFKTKTRAEWCARLDGEGVPFSPVYDSSEALQDRQAKYLGIEVEGQHPTMGRFRTVRFPVNFDGRHATAVVPPPTLGEHDEAIRGLAGQMWRRHPTSDAAE; translated from the coding sequence ATGACCAAGGTTCTCGAAGATGTCCGCGTCCTGGAAATGGGCACGTTCATCACCGGCCCCGCGGCCGGCATGATCCTCGCCGACATGGGCGCCGATGTCATCAAGCTCGAGCGGCCCAAGACGGGCGATCCCTTCCGCGCCTTCAAGGGCGGCCTCTACAGCCCGCATTTCCAGACCTACAACCGCAACAAGCGCAGCCTGACCGTCGACACCAAGAACCCCGCCGATCTCAAGCTGCTGGACGAGCTGGTCGCCAATGCCGATGTGTTCATCCAGAATTTCCGCCCCGGCGTCGCGGACGAGCTGAATGTCGGCTGCGAGCGCCTGCAGGAGATCAATCCGGCGCTGATCTATTGCGGCATCTCCGGTTTCGGCCATGACGGGCCGGATGCCGAGCGGCCGGCCTATGACACCGTCGCGCAGGCGGCCAGCGGCTGGCTGAGGCTGCTGATCAATCCCGGCAATCCGCGCGTCGTCGGCCCGGCCATCGCGGACGCGGTGACGGGTTTCTATGCGGCGTTCGGCATCCTGGGCGCGCTGCACGAGCGCGACCGGACGGGAAAAGGCCGTCGCATCGACATTTCAATGCTCGAAGCCATGTGCCATTTCAATCTCGACGACTTCACGCACTACTTCTCGCAGGGCGAGATCATGGGCCCGTTCAGCCGGCCCAGCGTGTCGCAGTCCTATGTCTTCGAATGCGCCGACGGCAAATGGGTCGCGATGCACATGTCCTCGCCCGAGAAGTTCTGGCAGGGCTTGGCGAACGCGATCGAGCGGCCCAGGCTGTTCGAGGATCCGCGCTTCGCTGACCGCCCCGCGCGCATCAAGCACCAGGACGACCTGATCGCGCTGATGACGCCCATTTTCAAGACCAAGACCCGCGCCGAATGGTGCGCCCGCCTCGACGGCGAGGGTGTGCCGTTCTCGCCGGTCTACGATTCGAGCGAGGCGCTGCAGGATCGCCAGGCGAAGTATCTCGGCATCGAGGTCGAGGGGCAGCATCCCACCATGGGCCGTTTCCGCACGGTTCGTTTTCCGGTGAATTTCGACGGACGTCATGCCACCGCGGTGGTCCCGCCACCTACGCTGGGCGAGCACGACGAGGCCATTCGCGGCCTCGCCGGCCAGATGTGGCGCCGCCATCCGACCTCGGATGCTGCCGAATAG
- a CDS encoding cobalamin-independent methionine synthase II family protein, translated as MLRSTERFLTTHTGSLPRPDDLIAMMVAREEGIPVDAAALDARVTGAIGEMVRRQSEAGIDIVNDGEMSKPSYATYVKDRLNGFDGTSNSFVFQDLVGFPKSQARVFGDPGRKTRKTPGCNGPISVRDLKSPKVDVENLTTYAKGAKIEGLFSSAASPGVISLFFRNDYYKSHEEYLYAIAEAMRYEYETIANAGMTLQLDCPDLAMGRHVQYADLSLEEFRKRMRLHIEALNHAVRNIPAEQLRMHMCWGNYPGPHHCDVPFADIIDVLTYAKPTAILFEAANPRHAHEWKMFESIKPPEGKVLVPGVIECQSNYIEHPELVAQRIARYANLVGRENVMAGVDCGFSIHVGQGGVDPDVVWLKLAALAEGARIASRQFW; from the coding sequence ATGCTCCGCAGCACCGAACGCTTCCTGACGACCCATACGGGAAGTCTGCCCCGCCCGGACGATCTCATCGCGATGATGGTCGCCCGCGAGGAAGGCATTCCGGTGGATGCCGCGGCGCTGGACGCGCGCGTCACCGGCGCCATCGGCGAGATGGTGCGCCGCCAGAGCGAGGCCGGAATCGACATTGTAAACGACGGCGAAATGTCGAAGCCGAGCTACGCGACCTATGTGAAGGACCGGCTGAACGGGTTCGACGGCACCAGCAACAGCTTCGTGTTCCAGGACCTCGTCGGCTTTCCCAAGAGCCAGGCGCGCGTGTTCGGCGATCCGGGGCGCAAAACCCGCAAGACGCCGGGCTGCAACGGGCCGATCTCGGTGCGCGATCTGAAGTCGCCGAAGGTGGATGTCGAAAATCTGACGACGTACGCGAAAGGCGCGAAGATCGAGGGGCTGTTTTCGAGTGCGGCGTCGCCCGGCGTAATTTCGCTGTTCTTCCGCAACGACTACTACAAGAGCCACGAGGAATACCTCTACGCCATCGCCGAAGCGATGCGCTACGAATACGAGACCATCGCCAATGCGGGGATGACGCTGCAGCTCGACTGCCCCGACCTCGCGATGGGCAGGCATGTGCAATATGCAGATCTCAGCCTGGAAGAGTTCCGCAAGCGGATGCGCCTGCATATTGAGGCGCTGAACCACGCGGTACGCAATATCCCGGCCGAGCAGCTTCGCATGCACATGTGCTGGGGCAATTATCCGGGCCCGCATCATTGCGACGTGCCCTTTGCGGACATCATCGACGTACTTACTTACGCCAAGCCGACCGCCATCCTGTTCGAGGCGGCCAACCCGCGTCACGCGCATGAGTGGAAGATGTTCGAGAGTATCAAGCCGCCTGAGGGCAAGGTCCTGGTCCCGGGCGTCATCGAATGCCAGTCGAACTATATCGAGCATCCCGAGCTGGTCGCCCAGCGCATCGCCCGTTACGCAAATCTCGTGGGGCGCGAGAATGTGATGGCGGGCGTCGATTGCGGCTTCTCGATCCATGTCGGACAGGGCGGCGTCGATCCCGACGTCGTCTGGCTGAAGCTTGCCGCGCTCGCGGAAGGCGCGCGCATCGCGTCAAGACAGTTCTGGTGA
- a CDS encoding TonB-dependent receptor, translated as MTRIHRRRSANYAKALACSTALAAVFVGVAPAFADDAIETVVVTARQRSEDIHDLPAQDTAFTAGDILARGITSPADFLSAVPNVTFIPTQNAGTSFIVMRGISQARNSEPSAAIVVDGVEMTQPAQFNQELLDIQQIEVLKGPQGALYGRNAIGGAIIITTAQPTDTWEERFTAGYESGPGFKLQGVVSGPLTDTLKIRVAASYFNTDGHLRNIDTVDPSARRDADPVKDFNGRVALLYTPTDNFTADLRFSTDILNTRGLYYVVPAFGSPDFNNPNFTAQPIDLNNSGFDDRQIYDTSLKMTYDTGGGEISSITGYNTTREILTGDGYPFNPFGHSMVGFDYGQSQLLNEKTFSQELRFTSPSTGRFRYMGGGQIFATQRFISTGNTFDGPTDSGVQPIYRIPNPQFGLSSFAPQSQVSFLADSQNQFAWAFYFDTSTEITDDLELSLNARYDSDHRKNTTLTPQEFLDANPITGRAAIAATTGQKRSHTWDAFQPQAILRYTVDDNVNVYASYGRGFRSGGFNQTGVATAAALAGFDNVGDMFNAETATTYEVGAKTRWFDNRLSVNGAVYRTQDHNDYYFVFLASNSTQNLGNISGVRFTGVDLDATAQITDEFSANVGFGYTDSDITKFPGASSALVVGSKAPLVSDYTLNVGLQYEHPLWEGVKGMIRFDDNLVGPTTFVIPVPAAGEPTPVARDPLNLASLRIGIEAEDWRVTAWSKNLFDKRYNTEYSTGGFLFKGQPLTWGIDFTKKF; from the coding sequence ATGACTAGGATTCATCGCCGTCGTTCGGCCAACTATGCCAAGGCGCTCGCGTGCAGCACGGCGCTCGCCGCGGTGTTCGTCGGCGTGGCACCGGCTTTCGCGGACGACGCCATCGAGACCGTCGTCGTCACCGCGCGCCAGCGCTCGGAAGACATCCACGACCTGCCGGCGCAGGACACGGCGTTCACAGCCGGCGATATCCTCGCCCGGGGCATCACGTCCCCGGCCGACTTCCTAAGCGCGGTCCCGAACGTAACCTTCATTCCGACGCAGAACGCCGGAACGAGTTTTATCGTCATGCGCGGCATCTCCCAGGCGCGCAACAGCGAGCCCTCCGCCGCGATCGTGGTCGACGGCGTGGAGATGACCCAGCCGGCGCAGTTCAACCAGGAACTGCTCGACATCCAGCAGATCGAGGTTCTGAAGGGCCCGCAGGGCGCGCTCTACGGCCGCAACGCCATCGGCGGCGCGATCATCATCACCACCGCGCAGCCGACCGATACCTGGGAGGAGCGCTTCACGGCCGGCTATGAGAGCGGCCCCGGCTTCAAGCTGCAGGGCGTCGTCAGCGGCCCGCTCACCGATACGCTGAAGATCCGCGTCGCTGCCTCCTATTTCAACACTGACGGCCATCTGCGGAACATCGACACGGTCGACCCATCGGCGCGCCGCGACGCCGATCCGGTCAAGGACTTCAACGGCCGCGTCGCGCTCCTCTACACGCCGACCGACAACTTCACGGCCGATCTGCGATTCTCGACCGATATCCTGAACACGCGCGGCCTCTACTACGTCGTGCCGGCCTTCGGCTCGCCGGACTTCAACAATCCGAATTTTACGGCCCAGCCGATCGATCTGAACAATTCGGGCTTCGACGACCGCCAGATCTACGATACGTCGTTGAAGATGACCTACGACACCGGCGGCGGCGAGATTTCTTCGATCACCGGCTACAACACGACGCGCGAAATCCTCACCGGCGACGGCTACCCCTTCAATCCGTTCGGGCACTCGATGGTCGGCTTCGACTATGGCCAGTCCCAGCTCCTGAACGAAAAGACCTTCTCGCAGGAATTGCGCTTCACGTCGCCGTCCACCGGCCGCTTCCGCTACATGGGCGGCGGACAGATCTTCGCGACCCAGCGCTTCATCTCGACCGGCAATACGTTTGACGGTCCGACCGATTCCGGCGTGCAGCCGATCTACCGCATACCGAATCCGCAATTCGGCCTGTCGTCTTTCGCCCCGCAATCGCAGGTCAGCTTCCTCGCCGACAGCCAGAACCAGTTCGCCTGGGCTTTCTATTTCGACACCTCGACGGAGATCACGGACGATCTCGAATTGTCGCTGAACGCGCGCTACGACAGCGACCACCGGAAGAACACGACGCTCACGCCGCAGGAATTCCTCGACGCCAACCCGATCACCGGTCGCGCTGCGATCGCGGCGACGACGGGCCAGAAGCGCTCCCATACCTGGGATGCGTTCCAGCCCCAGGCGATCCTGCGCTACACGGTCGACGACAACGTGAACGTCTACGCCAGCTATGGCCGCGGTTTTCGCAGCGGCGGCTTCAACCAGACGGGCGTCGCCACGGCAGCCGCGCTGGCGGGCTTCGACAATGTCGGCGACATGTTCAACGCCGAAACCGCCACCACCTACGAAGTCGGCGCCAAGACCCGCTGGTTCGACAACCGGCTGAGCGTCAACGGCGCCGTCTACAGGACGCAGGACCATAACGACTATTATTTCGTGTTCCTGGCCTCCAACTCGACGCAGAATCTCGGCAACATCTCGGGCGTGCGCTTCACCGGCGTCGATCTCGACGCCACGGCACAGATCACCGACGAGTTCAGCGCCAATGTCGGCTTCGGCTATACCGACAGCGACATCACGAAATTCCCCGGCGCGTCGAGCGCCCTGGTCGTGGGCTCGAAGGCGCCGCTGGTGTCAGACTACACCCTCAATGTCGGGCTGCAATATGAGCATCCCCTGTGGGAAGGCGTGAAGGGCATGATCCGCTTCGACGACAACCTGGTCGGTCCGACCACCTTCGTCATCCCGGTGCCGGCGGCGGGCGAGCCGACGCCGGTCGCGCGCGATCCGCTCAACCTCGCCAGCCTGCGCATCGGGATCGAGGCCGAGGATTGGCGCGTCACAGCCTGGTCCAAGAACCTGTTCGACAAGCGCTACAACACCGAATACTCGACCGGCGGCTTCCTCTTCAAAGGCCAGCCGTTGACCTGGGGTATCGATTTTACGAAGAAATTCTGA